From one Luteolibacter sp. SL250 genomic stretch:
- a CDS encoding L,D-transpeptidase family protein encodes MQRLPRHTAVLLCTALPVFLAGCSLVPGSGRQGAHPSPGSIAREDTLQVQIFLDSKGFGPGVVDGRSGEFTGKALARYQQANGLSPDWRPDISAISTLSSYTITAKDLSALGTMANEPEAQAKQQKMPYTTLIELLSERFHTTQKFLRTLNPGMDINSVQPGTTVTVPAVARPFRFDAFPSTYPAPSSGTASSRRVLVDLREKMLEVREGGRLIAAFPITPGSMEHPAPAGEWRIVGSVPWPWYRYDLGVLKRGERTENFFNLPPGPNNPVGILWAGLNLPGIGIHGTPVPDTIGRAGSHGCIRLSNWDAAMFHTLVGKGTSVTIR; translated from the coding sequence ATGCAGCGCCTTCCCCGCCACACCGCCGTCCTTCTTTGCACCGCATTACCGGTGTTCCTTGCCGGTTGTTCCTTGGTGCCCGGAAGCGGCCGCCAAGGCGCTCATCCATCTCCGGGTTCCATCGCCAGGGAAGACACGCTGCAAGTGCAGATCTTCCTCGATTCCAAGGGCTTCGGCCCCGGCGTCGTTGACGGACGGTCCGGGGAGTTCACGGGCAAGGCGCTGGCCCGCTACCAGCAGGCGAACGGGCTATCCCCGGACTGGCGGCCGGACATCTCCGCCATCTCCACCCTGTCCAGTTACACCATCACGGCGAAGGATCTCTCCGCGCTGGGTACCATGGCAAACGAACCGGAGGCACAGGCGAAACAACAGAAAATGCCCTACACCACGCTCATCGAGTTGTTGTCGGAGCGCTTCCACACCACACAGAAGTTCCTCCGAACGCTGAACCCGGGTATGGATATCAACAGCGTCCAGCCAGGCACCACCGTCACGGTGCCTGCCGTCGCCCGGCCATTCCGCTTCGACGCCTTTCCCTCGACCTACCCCGCTCCTTCATCCGGCACCGCGTCCTCCCGCCGCGTGCTGGTGGACTTGCGGGAAAAGATGCTGGAAGTGCGGGAGGGCGGCCGCCTGATCGCCGCCTTCCCCATCACTCCCGGCTCGATGGAACATCCCGCTCCTGCGGGCGAATGGCGGATTGTCGGCTCCGTGCCGTGGCCATGGTATCGGTATGATCTGGGCGTGCTGAAGCGCGGCGAGCGCACGGAGAATTTCTTCAACCTGCCTCCCGGCCCGAACAATCCGGTCGGCATCCTGTGGGCAGGACTGAACCTCCCGGGAATCGGCATCCATGGCACGCCCGTGCCGGACACCATCGGGCGGGCGGGCAGCCATGGCTGCATCCGCCTTTCCAACTGGGACGCGGCGATGTTCCACACCCTCGTCGGAAAAGGAACGTCGGTGACGATCCGGTGA
- the cobA gene encoding uroporphyrinogen-III C-methyltransferase: MSKSGTCYLVGAGPGDLGLVTLRAKELIESADVLVYDALSSPQLLRWTKAGCEKIYVGKRAKDHAVPQDQINGIIVEKTKEGKNVVRLKGGDPMIFGRGGEEAAELAAAGVAFEIVPGISSSIAGPAYAGIPVTHRDHNTQLTIFTGHEDPTKGFTSVDYAQLAKAPGTKVFLMGVARLREITSSFIAEGAAPETPIALTRWATTGSQSTIEGTLADIADIAEAANFSSPAVAVIGDVVKERAKINWFEKRPLFGKKIVVTRTREQAGELSKSLADLGADVIELPTIRIEHPDDRLGFAEMVTHAHEYDWLVFTSPNGVERFFDAFFATFEDARSLGNPRIAAIGAGTAAKIREYRFAVDLIPERFVAEGLIEAFKKESVENLTMLWVKAAETRDVVGKGLEELGAIVDECIAYKTVPETEDPTGARARIEEEGADLITFTSSSTVDHFFDMGIAWPEDCVAGSIGPVTSDTLRKKDMKPAFEATPHDIPGLVAAVVRYFRK; the protein is encoded by the coding sequence ATGAGCAAATCCGGAACCTGTTACCTCGTAGGCGCCGGCCCCGGCGACCTCGGCCTCGTCACCCTCCGCGCGAAGGAACTCATCGAGTCCGCGGATGTGCTGGTCTATGACGCGCTGAGCAGCCCCCAGCTCCTCCGCTGGACGAAGGCCGGATGCGAGAAGATCTACGTCGGCAAGCGCGCGAAGGACCATGCCGTGCCGCAGGACCAGATCAACGGCATCATCGTCGAGAAGACGAAGGAGGGCAAAAATGTCGTCCGCCTGAAGGGCGGCGACCCGATGATCTTCGGTCGTGGCGGCGAGGAAGCCGCCGAGCTGGCCGCCGCCGGTGTCGCCTTCGAGATCGTCCCCGGCATCAGTTCCTCCATCGCCGGTCCGGCCTACGCGGGCATCCCCGTCACCCACCGCGACCACAACACGCAGCTCACCATCTTCACGGGTCATGAGGACCCGACGAAGGGCTTCACCTCCGTGGACTACGCGCAGCTCGCCAAGGCACCGGGAACGAAGGTGTTCCTGATGGGCGTCGCCCGCCTGCGGGAGATCACCTCCTCCTTCATCGCGGAGGGGGCGGCTCCGGAAACGCCCATCGCCCTCACCCGCTGGGCCACCACCGGCTCGCAGTCCACGATCGAGGGCACGCTCGCGGATATCGCCGACATTGCGGAGGCAGCGAACTTTTCCTCCCCCGCCGTCGCCGTGATCGGAGACGTGGTGAAGGAGCGCGCGAAGATCAACTGGTTTGAGAAGCGTCCCCTTTTCGGAAAAAAGATCGTCGTCACCCGCACCCGCGAGCAGGCCGGTGAACTGAGCAAGTCACTGGCGGACCTGGGAGCGGATGTCATCGAGCTCCCCACCATCCGCATCGAGCATCCGGACGACCGCCTCGGTTTCGCGGAAATGGTCACCCACGCCCACGAATACGACTGGCTCGTCTTCACCAGCCCGAATGGCGTGGAGCGGTTCTTCGACGCCTTCTTCGCCACCTTCGAGGACGCCCGCAGCCTGGGCAACCCGCGCATCGCAGCCATTGGCGCCGGCACTGCCGCGAAGATCCGCGAATACCGCTTCGCCGTCGATCTCATCCCGGAGCGTTTCGTCGCAGAGGGCCTCATCGAGGCCTTCAAAAAGGAGTCTGTCGAAAACCTCACCATGCTGTGGGTGAAAGCCGCGGAGACCCGCGACGTCGTCGGCAAGGGCCTGGAGGAGCTCGGTGCGATCGTCGATGAATGCATCGCCTACAAGACGGTGCCGGAAACCGAGGATCCCACCGGTGCCCGCGCGCGCATCGAGGAAGAAGGCGCGGACCTCATCACCTTCACCTCCAGCTCCACGGTGGATCATTTCTTCGACATGGGCATCGCCTGGCCGGAAGACTGCGTTGCCGGGAGCATCGGCCCCGTCACCAGCGACACGCTGCGGAAAAAGGACATGAAGCCCGCCTTCGAAGCCACTCCGCACGACATTCCAGGCCTTGTGGCTGCGGTCGTGAGGTATTTCAGGAAGTGA
- the ccsA gene encoding cytochrome c biogenesis protein CcsA, giving the protein MERWMLLAATLLALAGGVWGVVSVRHGDRNRWTVLWMIGAFLFQLGFLSLRGQMRGACPLGDWGERLAYLSWSLTLFYILVGPAYRISLLGVFTAPVVVIFQSIALIPGMLHPSPARVLNTTAWGETHSATSVLSYGAFALAAVAGIMFLVLDRQLKEHHLKGGLFKNLPPVRELLVSVERLLWLGLGLLTAGIIAGLLMPHDGLNGHFIAALAVWAGYAILLVMKRVRGLTGRRISSASVVLFVMSLLVFAFV; this is encoded by the coding sequence ATGGAGCGTTGGATGCTGCTGGCCGCCACCCTTCTCGCACTGGCGGGTGGGGTCTGGGGTGTTGTGTCCGTCCGCCATGGCGACCGGAACCGGTGGACGGTGTTGTGGATGATCGGGGCCTTTCTCTTCCAACTGGGATTCCTTTCCCTGCGCGGGCAGATGCGCGGCGCCTGCCCGCTGGGTGACTGGGGCGAGCGCCTGGCCTACCTCTCCTGGTCCCTGACCCTTTTCTACATCCTGGTGGGCCCGGCCTACCGGATCTCCCTGCTGGGGGTCTTCACCGCCCCGGTGGTGGTCATTTTCCAGAGCATCGCCCTGATTCCCGGCATGCTCCATCCTTCCCCCGCCCGTGTGCTGAACACCACGGCCTGGGGGGAAACCCACTCCGCCACTTCCGTTCTCAGCTACGGGGCGTTCGCACTGGCCGCCGTGGCGGGGATCATGTTCCTGGTGCTGGACCGGCAGTTGAAGGAGCACCACCTGAAGGGCGGTTTGTTCAAGAACCTGCCTCCCGTCAGGGAGTTGCTGGTATCCGTGGAGCGGCTGCTGTGGCTCGGGCTCGGGCTGCTGACCGCCGGGATCATCGCAGGGCTGCTCATGCCGCACGATGGGCTGAACGGCCACTTCATCGCGGCGCTCGCGGTCTGGGCGGGGTACGCGATCCTGTTGGTAATGAAAAGGGTTCGCGGATTGACCGGGCGAAGGATTTCCTCCGCGTCAGTGGTATTGTTCGTCATGTCACTGCTGGTTTTCGCATTCGTCTGA
- a CDS encoding M90 family metallopeptidase — protein sequence MIWEKLKEWMGGGEDGNGEFQPEWITLLEKNLPLYKRLPDEMRQHLHERIARFVESVRFEGCNGLDVTDDMILTVAAQACLLVIHRDGVPYPGLRTVYLYPSTFSSIHKSVDAMGVVTEGRVHRLGESWETGTIILSWDSVEQGARDIRDGSNVTFHEFAHQLDHEDGPTDGAPGLASRAAYRSWARVFSESYADFQELTERGRKTVMDAYGATSPAEFFAVATETFFEKPRQLSGKQPELYEELVGYYGLDPREWLP from the coding sequence ATGATCTGGGAAAAGCTCAAGGAATGGATGGGGGGAGGCGAAGACGGAAATGGTGAATTTCAGCCGGAATGGATCACTCTGCTGGAAAAGAACCTCCCCCTCTACAAGCGGCTGCCGGATGAGATGAGACAGCACCTGCACGAACGCATCGCCCGCTTTGTGGAGTCCGTGCGCTTCGAGGGCTGCAACGGCCTGGATGTCACGGATGATATGATCCTGACCGTGGCGGCCCAGGCCTGCCTGCTGGTCATCCACCGCGACGGCGTCCCATATCCCGGACTGCGGACGGTCTATCTCTATCCCAGCACCTTCAGTTCCATCCACAAGAGCGTGGACGCCATGGGGGTGGTCACGGAGGGCCGGGTCCACCGGTTGGGCGAATCCTGGGAAACCGGAACCATCATCCTGTCATGGGATTCGGTCGAACAGGGCGCGCGGGACATCCGTGATGGGAGCAACGTCACGTTCCATGAGTTCGCCCATCAACTGGACCATGAAGACGGACCGACCGACGGTGCCCCCGGACTTGCCAGCCGTGCGGCCTACCGTTCATGGGCCCGTGTTTTCTCCGAAAGCTACGCTGATTTCCAGGAACTCACCGAACGTGGGCGGAAAACCGTGATGGATGCCTACGGAGCCACCAGCCCCGCGGAATTCTTCGCCGTGGCCACGGAGACATTCTTCGAGAAACCGCGGCAGCTCTCCGGGAAACAGCCCGAACTCTATGAGGAGCTGGTAGGCTACTACGGACTGGATCCACGGGAGTGGCTCCCGTGA
- a CDS encoding VWA domain-containing protein → MRYVTTAFLTLAASFSTAICQEKQSTPSASALIVFDASGSMWGQINGKPKIEIAREVVRNLVTDLPSTTELGLMAYGHRRKGDCADIELLIPVGQIDKSTFIKTVDGIVPKGMTPITASLELAAEGLGYKENKATVILVSDGLETCDADPCAAAKKLEQLGVDFTAHVIAFDLKPEETEKLRCISDSTGGRFFPASDAASLKDALDLAVGAATTPMKPEAAPEDTRKISLTAPDTVVAGSEIKITWEAETAKGDYVTIAKDKAPDNVNQGFAYTHDKESSTLTSLMQAGKAEIRYISGITGKILARKPVELTKFEITLKAAAEAVAGSAVSIEWTGPNHKGDFITIVPKATKDGEYEKWTYTRGNSPLNVIATSTPGDSEIRYMNEQGNIVLARHPIQIVKGAVTLKAPAEAVAGSPVSIEWTGPNNKGDFITIVPTSVKDGHYQKWSYTSDGSPTTIAATHTPGPAEIRYMNEDGNKVLFRSPIMINAAVISLKASPQAVAGQAVAIEWTGPNNKGDFITIVPKATEDGGYEDYIYTSKSSPSSVTATETAGPAEIRYMNEDGNIVLARIPITLIEPEKKQE, encoded by the coding sequence ATGAGATACGTCACCACAGCTTTCCTCACCCTTGCCGCCAGCTTCTCCACCGCCATATGTCAGGAAAAGCAATCCACTCCGTCCGCTTCCGCCCTCATCGTCTTCGACGCCTCCGGCAGCATGTGGGGACAGATCAACGGCAAGCCCAAGATCGAGATCGCACGTGAGGTTGTGCGCAATCTCGTCACCGATCTGCCCTCAACCACCGAACTGGGCCTCATGGCCTACGGTCACCGCCGCAAGGGTGACTGCGCTGACATCGAACTCCTCATCCCCGTCGGGCAGATCGACAAGTCCACCTTCATCAAGACAGTCGATGGGATCGTGCCCAAAGGCATGACTCCGATCACCGCATCCCTCGAACTCGCCGCGGAGGGCCTTGGCTACAAGGAGAACAAAGCCACCGTCATCCTCGTCTCCGATGGACTGGAAACCTGCGACGCCGACCCGTGTGCCGCCGCGAAGAAACTCGAACAGCTCGGAGTGGATTTCACCGCCCACGTGATCGCATTCGATCTCAAACCGGAGGAAACCGAGAAACTCCGCTGCATTTCGGACTCCACAGGCGGCAGATTTTTCCCCGCCTCCGACGCCGCGTCCCTCAAGGACGCCCTCGACCTGGCCGTCGGTGCCGCCACCACCCCCATGAAGCCCGAGGCCGCCCCGGAGGATACACGAAAAATTTCCCTCACTGCCCCGGACACGGTCGTCGCCGGTTCCGAGATCAAAATCACCTGGGAGGCGGAAACCGCCAAAGGCGACTACGTCACCATCGCAAAGGATAAGGCCCCGGACAATGTCAACCAGGGCTTCGCCTACACCCACGACAAGGAAAGCTCCACACTCACCTCGCTCATGCAGGCTGGGAAGGCGGAGATCCGCTATATTTCAGGCATCACAGGCAAAATCCTCGCCCGCAAGCCCGTGGAACTCACTAAGTTCGAGATCACCCTGAAGGCTGCCGCCGAAGCCGTCGCAGGCTCCGCCGTTTCCATTGAATGGACCGGTCCCAACCACAAAGGCGACTTCATCACCATCGTCCCCAAGGCAACCAAGGATGGCGAATACGAGAAATGGACCTACACCCGCGGCAACTCCCCCCTCAATGTCATCGCAACCAGCACCCCGGGTGACTCGGAGATCCGTTACATGAACGAGCAAGGGAATATCGTCCTTGCGCGCCATCCCATCCAGATCGTCAAAGGTGCAGTCACCCTCAAAGCCCCCGCCGAAGCGGTTGCAGGTTCCCCCGTTAGCATCGAATGGACCGGCCCCAACAACAAAGGCGACTTCATCACCATCGTCCCAACCTCGGTCAAAGACGGTCATTACCAGAAATGGTCATACACCAGCGACGGATCCCCCACCACCATCGCCGCCACCCACACCCCTGGCCCCGCCGAAATCCGCTACATGAACGAGGATGGCAACAAAGTCCTCTTCCGCTCCCCCATCATGATCAACGCCGCGGTCATCAGCCTCAAAGCGTCCCCTCAAGCCGTCGCTGGACAAGCCGTCGCCATCGAATGGACCGGTCCCAACAACAAGGGCGACTTCATCACCATCGTCCCCAAAGCAACCGAGGATGGCGGATATGAGGATTATATCTACACCAGCAAGAGCAGCCCCTCCAGCGTCACCGCCACTGAAACCGCAGGCCCAGCCGAGATCCGCTACATGAACGAGGACGGCAACATCGTCCTCGCACGCATTCCCATCACTCTCATCGAGCCGGAGAAAAAGCAGGAGTGA
- a CDS encoding SRPBCC family protein, with translation MNKPNTVILHRVLRATPDRIFRAFTDPDAKAKWLPPHGFVGKVHHLDLKVGGNYRMSFRNFSTGSEHHFGGTYLEIIPGEKLVYSDRFEDENLPGEMKNTILIKPVSCGTEIHITQEGIPEMIPVDGCYLGWQESLALLAQLVEAEIPDQG, from the coding sequence ATGAACAAACCGAATACCGTCATCCTTCATCGGGTTCTCCGTGCCACGCCGGACCGCATTTTCCGCGCCTTCACCGATCCGGACGCGAAAGCGAAGTGGCTGCCTCCACATGGATTTGTCGGAAAAGTCCATCACCTCGACCTGAAGGTGGGCGGTAACTACCGCATGTCATTCCGCAACTTCAGCACCGGCAGCGAGCACCACTTCGGCGGCACCTACCTGGAGATCATCCCCGGGGAGAAGCTGGTGTATTCCGACCGCTTCGAGGATGAGAACCTGCCGGGCGAGATGAAGAACACCATCCTCATCAAGCCGGTCTCCTGCGGCACGGAGATCCATATCACCCAGGAGGGCATCCCGGAGATGATCCCGGTGGATGGTTGCTACCTCGGCTGGCAGGAATCACTGGCTCTGCTGGCGCAACTGGTGGAAGCGGAGATCCCGGACCAAGGCTGA
- the hemC gene encoding hydroxymethylbilane synthase — protein MSDPTPVHPLIIGTRGSELALVQATTTEQLLAEAFHGLSLRREVIRTTGDRRTDLSLSEVAKAEGTFDKGVFIKELEEALDRGDIDVAVHSLKDMPTVLEDRFAVAAVLERAPIRDVLVSRKPGGLDAIPQNGRVGTSSVRRAKQIQWLRPDLEVVDLRGNVPTRLKKAATERLYDAILLAEAGLLRLGYLQQEPLLPNSETIVGIPGLHAVRLPEEEFYPAAGQGAIALEIRATDAPSRIFCEGINHQETMIRISAEREFLRLLDGGCHTPVGVFSKLENGQLTLKARVFPDAGGEPKTGGLTGPADNPIALAAQLFNSLS, from the coding sequence ATGAGTGATCCCACCCCTGTCCATCCCCTCATCATCGGCACCCGCGGCAGCGAGCTGGCGCTGGTCCAGGCAACGACCACCGAGCAACTGCTGGCAGAGGCCTTCCACGGCCTGTCCCTGCGCCGCGAAGTGATCCGCACCACCGGCGACCGCCGCACCGACCTTTCCCTCAGCGAGGTGGCGAAGGCGGAGGGTACTTTTGACAAAGGAGTCTTCATCAAGGAACTGGAAGAGGCCCTGGACCGCGGCGACATCGACGTGGCCGTCCACAGTCTGAAGGACATGCCCACCGTGCTGGAGGACCGGTTCGCCGTCGCCGCCGTTCTGGAGCGGGCACCCATCCGGGACGTGCTGGTGAGCAGGAAACCGGGTGGGCTGGATGCCATTCCACAGAACGGGCGCGTGGGCACCAGCAGCGTGCGCCGTGCCAAACAGATCCAATGGCTGCGCCCGGACCTGGAAGTCGTCGATCTCCGTGGAAATGTCCCCACCCGCCTGAAGAAGGCCGCCACCGAGCGTCTCTATGACGCCATCCTGCTCGCGGAAGCCGGACTGCTGCGGCTGGGCTATCTCCAGCAGGAACCTCTTCTGCCTAACAGCGAGACGATCGTCGGCATCCCCGGGCTGCATGCCGTCCGCCTCCCGGAAGAGGAGTTCTACCCCGCTGCGGGCCAGGGTGCCATCGCCCTGGAGATCCGCGCCACGGACGCCCCCAGCCGCATTTTCTGCGAAGGCATCAACCACCAGGAAACGATGATCCGCATCTCCGCGGAGAGGGAATTCCTGCGCCTGCTGGACGGCGGCTGCCACACCCCTGTCGGTGTCTTTTCCAAGCTGGAGAACGGCCAGCTCACACTCAAGGCGCGCGTCTTTCCGGACGCGGGCGGCGAGCCGAAAACCGGCGGCCTCACCGGCCCGGCGGACAACCCCATCGCCCTCGCGGCCCAACTTTTCAACTCCCTCTCATGA
- the hemA gene encoding glutamyl-tRNA reductase, producing MELACLGLNHRTAPVEVRERFAVGTTKLGEAADELTRIAQVAEGVVISTCNRTEFYVAADSGRTALQRLEAGLATRQNLAPDDLTHFYRLEKHDAAKHLCQVVSGLDSMVLGETEIFGQVKQSYDAALKAGTTGGILNRVFQRAFGIGKKVRTQTSIQEGSTSIGNVAVDLAEKIFGHLQDSQVMILGAGEMSRLTAQALVSRGARSIFVTNRSYERAEELAHEMGGRAVRFDDWHRVLADVDVVISSTGAPHAIIHRADVEKIRRARKFRPLFFIDIAVPRDIEPSVGEIEEVYLYDIDTLEQLAEEARVRRRRQIEECERIIEAELTKLNLPGT from the coding sequence ATGGAACTCGCCTGCCTGGGACTGAATCACCGGACCGCCCCCGTTGAGGTGCGTGAGCGCTTCGCCGTGGGCACGACCAAGCTGGGTGAGGCAGCCGACGAACTGACCCGGATCGCACAGGTGGCGGAGGGCGTGGTCATCTCCACCTGCAACCGCACGGAGTTCTACGTCGCCGCGGACAGCGGACGGACCGCCCTCCAGCGGCTGGAAGCCGGACTGGCCACCCGCCAGAACCTCGCCCCGGACGACCTGACCCATTTCTACCGGCTTGAGAAACACGACGCGGCGAAGCACCTCTGCCAGGTCGTCAGCGGACTGGACTCCATGGTTCTCGGAGAGACGGAGATCTTCGGCCAGGTGAAGCAGTCCTATGATGCCGCGCTGAAGGCGGGCACCACCGGCGGCATCCTCAACCGCGTCTTCCAGCGCGCTTTCGGCATCGGCAAGAAAGTCCGCACCCAGACCTCCATCCAGGAAGGTTCGACGTCCATCGGTAATGTGGCGGTGGATCTGGCGGAGAAAATCTTCGGCCACCTGCAGGACAGCCAGGTCATGATCCTGGGTGCAGGGGAAATGAGCCGCCTCACCGCACAAGCGCTCGTTTCCCGCGGCGCGCGCTCCATCTTCGTGACGAACCGTTCCTACGAGCGGGCCGAAGAACTGGCCCACGAAATGGGAGGCAGGGCGGTCCGCTTTGATGACTGGCACCGGGTGCTGGCGGATGTGGACGTCGTCATTTCCTCCACGGGTGCGCCCCATGCCATCATCCACCGGGCGGACGTGGAGAAGATCCGCCGCGCGCGGAAGTTCCGTCCGCTCTTCTTCATCGACATCGCCGTGCCGCGGGACATCGAACCCTCCGTGGGCGAAATCGAGGAAGTCTACCTTTACGACATCGACACGCTGGAGCAACTGGCGGAAGAAGCGCGTGTGCGCCGCCGCCGCCAGATCGAGGAATGCGAACGCATCATCGAAGCGGAACTCACCAAACTCAATCTCCCAGGCACCTGA
- a CDS encoding DUF1080 domain-containing protein — MKKALLLSLLFAPTLHAEIGVGAKPAEGAEVIIDGTQKTLEEKWIYWEGPGFKSSMPIKWKIVEDPVDAGKHALQTDDPAAAGGKYGAADIVTKKEYRDFRLHIEFCVMKPGGNSGVYLQNRYEIQIKDGDKTKHGLGAVINETESPYDTYLGLGKWNSYDIVFRAARFQDGKRVEPAMVTMYFNGKKVHSNQTINQVWGGPRSGIDGGNDGGRGITDTPGGLKLQCEGHDVRYRNTWIKELDLAKADTDFKE, encoded by the coding sequence ATGAAAAAAGCCCTTCTCCTTTCCCTGTTATTCGCCCCCACCCTCCACGCGGAAATCGGCGTTGGAGCAAAGCCCGCCGAAGGCGCGGAGGTCATCATCGACGGCACTCAGAAGACCCTCGAGGAAAAGTGGATCTACTGGGAGGGGCCGGGCTTCAAGTCCTCCATGCCCATCAAATGGAAGATCGTCGAGGATCCGGTCGATGCCGGGAAACACGCGCTCCAGACGGATGATCCCGCCGCGGCGGGCGGCAAGTATGGTGCGGCGGACATCGTGACGAAAAAGGAATACCGGGATTTCCGCCTTCACATCGAGTTCTGCGTCATGAAGCCCGGTGGCAACAGCGGCGTCTATCTCCAGAACCGCTACGAGATCCAAATCAAGGACGGCGACAAGACCAAACACGGACTGGGCGCGGTCATCAACGAGACGGAATCCCCTTACGACACCTACCTCGGCCTCGGGAAATGGAACAGCTATGACATCGTCTTCCGAGCCGCCCGTTTCCAGGACGGAAAGCGCGTGGAACCAGCGATGGTGACCATGTATTTCAACGGCAAGAAGGTCCACTCGAACCAGACCATCAACCAGGTTTGGGGCGGCCCCCGCTCCGGCATCGACGGAGGAAACGACGGCGGCAGGGGCATCACCGACACCCCCGGCGGCCTCAAGCTCCAGTGCGAGGGCCACGACGTCCGCTACCGCAACACCTGGATCAAGGAGCTGGATCTGGCGAAGGCGGACACCGACTTCAAGGAGTAG